The following coding sequences are from one Veillonella rodentium window:
- a CDS encoding MFS transporter, producing the protein MGSDWKRLIYLICAIQVGAGITIIGILSFIPLFLVDLGLHDQGEAAMWAGIVSGVTPCMVALSAPFWSRKANEIGPRKVMLFILLTLTASVGVCGFTQTPLQLLALRTLQGLVGGYVPIGLAIIILITPEEKVPWAMGLYQASMVMGLVFGPLMGGLAADLLGYRAPFFLFSALSGLCLLGVYFLMPNLQFTHKVDEKESQWSLIKSFLSIPTVRLLVGMQFLCNFGITGIGPILPLYIKHYMNVNDEYVATIVGVIIFGAGIFSALASLSIGHFSKRLSMPRILLMATCAVGGFFVLQYIVPSVWALGTFRAIAGFFMGFITPIANTLISQAVPVERRGIVFGAVSSVAMMGNVLGPVISGMIARGFGYGAVFWSTAGIFFAAALFIYQNLIRKSI; encoded by the coding sequence ATGGGTTCTGATTGGAAACGATTGATATATTTGATTTGCGCCATTCAAGTCGGCGCGGGAATAACCATTATAGGTATTCTATCCTTTATACCGTTATTCCTGGTCGATTTGGGTCTCCATGATCAGGGTGAAGCCGCTATGTGGGCGGGAATTGTATCCGGTGTAACGCCTTGTATGGTGGCTTTGAGTGCGCCGTTCTGGTCCCGTAAGGCTAATGAAATAGGACCGCGCAAGGTGATGCTTTTTATTCTCTTGACTCTGACGGCCTCTGTAGGTGTATGCGGATTTACACAAACACCGCTGCAGCTATTGGCTCTTCGTACGTTGCAGGGGCTCGTAGGCGGTTATGTGCCGATAGGTCTTGCCATCATTATATTGATTACGCCGGAGGAGAAGGTGCCGTGGGCCATGGGGCTTTATCAGGCATCCATGGTGATGGGCCTTGTTTTCGGCCCCCTTATGGGCGGATTGGCGGCGGACTTGTTGGGGTATCGGGCTCCATTTTTCCTCTTTTCCGCCTTGTCGGGACTTTGTCTGTTGGGTGTGTATTTTTTAATGCCTAATTTGCAGTTTACACATAAGGTGGACGAGAAGGAATCACAGTGGTCGTTGATTAAATCATTTTTATCGATACCGACCGTTCGGTTGCTGGTGGGCATGCAGTTTCTCTGTAATTTCGGCATTACCGGCATAGGTCCGATTCTACCGCTTTATATCAAACATTATATGAATGTTAACGATGAGTATGTAGCGACTATTGTGGGGGTTATCATTTTCGGTGCCGGTATTTTCAGCGCTCTTGCATCCCTGTCCATCGGCCATTTCTCAAAACGCCTTTCCATGCCGAGAATTTTGCTGATGGCGACTTGTGCGGTAGGAGGATTTTTCGTATTGCAGTATATCGTGCCGAGCGTTTGGGCCTTGGGGACCTTTCGGGCTATTGCAGGTTTCTTTATGGGCTTTATTACGCCTATTGCGAATACCCTCATTTCCCAGGCCGTGCCCGTAGAGCGTAGGGGTATCGTCTTTGGCGCCGTATCCAGTGTGGCGATGATGGGGAATGTTCTGGGACCGGTTATCAGCGGTATGATTGCACGTGGTTTCGGATATGGTGCGGTTTTTTGGAGTACGGCAGGCATTTTCTTTGCGGCTGCATTATTTATCTACCAAAATCTGATCCGTAAATCTATTTAG
- a CDS encoding LysR family transcriptional regulator, producing MLLKQLEYFVSVVENNSFTQAANEQYISQSAISQQIKALETGLGVELIVREKRSFHLTPAGQYLYRTGKKLLERFHDITVETTRIGTDARVSLRIGYLNRYSGVILQQTVIRMAKSHKNLDIRMYSGSHEELYGMLQDRRVDVVFNDQWQVLADIYDTHLVGTARSVIEVPQGYTTTESIDIKQIDDAPLILVCRGKYTLGEEEHYRKAIGYNGAFAYARTLEEARYLVAGNQGLLLLDCFEYLTEPMQGIERKQVTNHGHAIEKQYFFVSQLNQTNTYINIFSDMFKQILDELSVEKSR from the coding sequence ATGTTATTAAAACAGCTGGAGTATTTTGTGTCTGTCGTAGAGAATAACAGCTTTACCCAGGCCGCAAATGAACAATATATTTCTCAGTCCGCCATATCGCAGCAGATCAAGGCTTTGGAAACAGGGTTGGGCGTGGAGTTGATTGTGCGTGAAAAACGCAGCTTTCACCTGACACCGGCCGGGCAGTATCTGTATCGGACGGGCAAGAAACTGTTGGAGCGATTTCATGACATTACGGTGGAAACGACACGTATCGGTACAGATGCAAGGGTCAGTTTGCGCATCGGCTATTTAAATCGCTATAGTGGCGTGATTTTGCAACAGACCGTCATCCGCATGGCAAAGAGTCATAAGAATCTTGATATCCGCATGTACAGCGGCAGTCACGAAGAATTGTACGGTATGCTACAGGATCGTCGCGTAGATGTTGTGTTTAATGATCAATGGCAGGTCCTGGCGGACATATATGACACTCATCTCGTAGGGACCGCACGGTCTGTTATTGAGGTTCCGCAAGGGTACACGACAACTGAAAGTATCGATATCAAACAGATTGATGATGCGCCGCTCATCTTGGTGTGTCGCGGTAAGTATACACTTGGCGAGGAGGAACATTATCGAAAGGCTATCGGCTATAATGGTGCCTTTGCGTACGCCCGTACGTTGGAGGAGGCGAGATACCTGGTAGCCGGTAATCAAGGATTGCTGTTATTGGACTGTTTTGAATATTTGACGGAGCCGATGCAGGGCATAGAGCGAAAACAGGTGACCAATCATGGACACGCCATAGAAAAGCAGTATTTTTTCGTGTCTCAGTTAAACCAGACAAATACATATATAAATATATTCAGTGATATGTTCAAACAGATACTAGATGAACTATCCGTAGAAAAAAGCCGTTAG
- a CDS encoding LysE/ArgO family amino acid transporter, with translation MYFLQGLLIGLATFAPVGMQNLFIINTALVQPVRRILLTILIVGVFDMSLSIAAFFGIGALLEIWPLLKLGVLLIGGILVSYMGYTTFNTEPDIRNVDTNVPIKKIMMSALVVSWGNPQAIIDASMMLGAFQANLPREGIYQFFAGFLTMTPIWFGSLATAMHLLSKKIKFSHMTIINRICGSILIVYGIKLAINGIHMLLELL, from the coding sequence ATGTATTTCTTACAAGGGCTGCTCATCGGTCTCGCCACCTTTGCACCGGTAGGCATGCAAAACTTATTCATCATCAATACGGCTCTTGTTCAGCCGGTGAGACGTATCCTATTGACGATTCTCATCGTAGGTGTCTTTGACATGTCGCTCAGTATAGCCGCCTTCTTCGGCATCGGTGCACTTCTTGAAATCTGGCCTTTACTGAAGCTGGGCGTCCTTCTTATAGGCGGTATTTTAGTATCTTATATGGGCTACACCACGTTCAATACGGAGCCGGATATACGCAATGTAGACACCAATGTACCTATAAAGAAAATCATGATGTCCGCGCTCGTTGTATCCTGGGGCAATCCACAGGCTATCATCGATGCGAGCATGATGTTAGGGGCTTTCCAGGCAAACTTGCCACGAGAAGGTATTTATCAATTCTTTGCGGGATTCCTGACCATGACACCGATCTGGTTCGGCTCTCTCGCGACGGCGATGCATCTGTTATCAAAGAAAATAAAGTTTTCACATATGACAATAATCAACCGTATTTGCGGTAGTATCCTCATCGTATACGGCATAAAACTCGCCATCAACGGAATCCATATGCTCTTGGAACTACTGTAA
- a CDS encoding YeiH family protein: MGINQKTLPGILLCAILAIPCWLLGQQFHLIGSPIFAIILGIIIGSIFTSWKREKTGTGIGFTSKKILQWAVILLGFGLNITQILHVGWISLPVIISTIATSLIVSYALYRFTHIDSNTAVLVGVGSSICGGSAIAAAAPVIKADDQDIAQAISVVFFFNVVAAFVFPAFGDMIGLSNMGFGLFAGTAVNDTSSVTATAAVWDSMKGTGTQVLEYATIVKLTRTLAIIPICLGLASYQVYKAKKDAAQSGGGSVSIAKIFPKFVLYFVICSLITTVLSYIKIDTAFLNIFKPISKYFITMAMVAIGLNTNIVKLIKSGGSALALGACCWIAITAVSLLAQHMIGLW; this comes from the coding sequence ATGGGTATCAATCAAAAGACATTGCCCGGCATTTTGCTCTGTGCGATTCTCGCTATTCCTTGTTGGCTGTTAGGACAACAGTTCCATCTCATCGGCAGCCCTATTTTCGCCATTATTTTAGGTATTATCATCGGATCCATATTCACTTCCTGGAAACGTGAAAAAACAGGGACCGGTATCGGATTCACATCAAAGAAAATTTTGCAGTGGGCCGTTATCTTACTCGGCTTCGGGCTTAATATTACACAGATTCTGCATGTAGGCTGGATTTCGTTACCTGTCATTATTTCCACCATCGCTACATCGCTCATCGTGTCGTATGCGCTCTACCGCTTCACCCATATCGATTCCAATACGGCGGTCCTCGTCGGCGTCGGCTCCTCCATTTGCGGCGGATCCGCCATTGCCGCTGCGGCTCCGGTCATCAAGGCGGACGACCAGGATATCGCCCAGGCTATTTCCGTCGTATTCTTCTTCAATGTAGTGGCAGCCTTCGTATTCCCTGCCTTTGGTGACATGATCGGCCTCTCCAACATGGGATTCGGGTTATTCGCGGGCACAGCCGTTAACGATACATCATCCGTTACGGCAACGGCGGCCGTATGGGACAGCATGAAAGGCACCGGTACACAAGTTCTTGAATATGCAACCATCGTAAAATTAACCAGAACCCTCGCAATCATTCCTATCTGTCTCGGTCTTGCCAGCTATCAGGTATATAAAGCCAAAAAAGATGCCGCTCAGTCCGGTGGCGGTTCTGTCAGCATCGCTAAGATTTTTCCAAAATTTGTACTGTATTTCGTCATCTGTTCCTTGATCACTACAGTGTTATCCTATATAAAGATAGATACTGCATTCCTCAATATCTTTAAACCTATTTCCAAATACTTTATCACCATGGCCATGGTAGCCATAGGCCTCAACACGAACATTGTAAAGCTCATCAAATCGGGCGGTTCCGCCCTCGCGTTGGGCGCCTGCTGTTGGATCGCCATTACGGCGGTCAGTCTTTTGGCACAGCACATGATCGGTTTATGGTAA